The window AAAAGAATATGTATTTTTAGATTTAGCAGTTCCTAGAGATATTGAAGAGGAATTAAATGAATTAGATAATATAAATTTATATAATATAGATGATGTTTGGGGAGTATATTATGAGAATTTAGAAAATAGAGAGAATTTATTGACTAAATATGAGTATATGCTTGGAGAACAGATGATAAACTTAAAAAAATGGTTTGAATACAAAGAAGGGATAGCATAATGAAAGAAAAAATCGTAATAGGAAGTAGAGGAAGCATATTAGCTTTAGCTCAGAGTGAAATGATAAAAGGAAGATTAGAGAAAAATTTCCCAGAGTTAAAATTTGAAATAAAGGTTATAGTAACAAGTGGAGATAAAGATTTAGTTAGTAACTGGAATAATAGTGATAAATCTTTAAAAAGCTTTTTTACAAAAGAGATTGAACACGAATTATTAGACGGAACTGTAGATTTAGCAGTTCATTCAATGAAAGATATGCCAATAGTTTCTCCGCCAGGTTTAATTTGTGGAGCAACTCCTGATAGAGAAGATAATAGGGATGTTATTGTATCGAGAAGTGGAAAAAAGTTATTAGAGCTTCCAGAAGGAGCTATTGTAGGAACTAGTTCATTGAGAAGAACCATGGGATTAAAAACCTTAAGACCAGATTTAGAGATAAAACAATTAAGAGGAAATATTCATACAAGACTTAGAAAACTAGATGAAGGTCAGTATGATGCTATTCTTTTAGCAGCAGCAGGATTAAAAAGAGTTGGATTAAGAGATAGAATAACTGAAGAGTTAGATTATGATTTAATGATGCCAGCACCAGCTCAAGGAGCACTTCATATTCAATGTAGAGAAAACGATGAGTTTGTAAAAAATATCTTAAAATCTATTCATAATCCAGA of the Cetobacterium sp. NK01 genome contains:
- the hemC gene encoding hydroxymethylbilane synthase: MKEKIVIGSRGSILALAQSEMIKGRLEKNFPELKFEIKVIVTSGDKDLVSNWNNSDKSLKSFFTKEIEHELLDGTVDLAVHSMKDMPIVSPPGLICGATPDREDNRDVIVSRSGKKLLELPEGAIVGTSSLRRTMGLKTLRPDLEIKQLRGNIHTRLRKLDEGQYDAILLAAAGLKRVGLRDRITEELDYDLMMPAPAQGALHIQCRENDEFVKNILKSIHNPEIEKIVEIEREFSKIFDGGCHTPMGCTGEKFDGKIFLRGVYCQDDIMYKAEVLEDEVLGKEIAHKLAAKIREKING